The following are encoded in a window of Carya illinoinensis cultivar Pawnee chromosome 15, C.illinoinensisPawnee_v1, whole genome shotgun sequence genomic DNA:
- the LOC122297039 gene encoding disease resistance protein Roq1-like: MASSSSSSSVTSPWRYDVFLSFRGDDTRDTFTAHLYRALTQKEILTFIDKDELRRGDEISPALLQAIEGSRISIIVLSTNYASSTWCLDELLKILECKKSKQQRVLPVFYHIDPSDVRHQRGSFGEALAKHAEKLNVDMKLQLWKEALREVAGILGYPLINGHEANLIEEIVQEVSRIANDHFFLPVAKHPVGLEPHLKDVDLLSVETNDIRMIGIFGVGGIGKTTLAKAIYNSISSRFEARCFLAIVSDTSNQADLLVRLQKTLLSKILGKCKSLKIDNTDTGIINIQRGLSSKRVLLILDGVDHLSQLETLAGARDWFGKGSRIIITTRDQHLLKTHGVDSTYEMKGEFVEWIVNYAGSLPLVLTVLGSDLYGRTKKEWESALDQYRKIPHQDIQKILKPSYDRLSEDEKNVFLDIACFFNGQCLYNVIEMLDSFGFFPNFSIPRLREKCLISEFHGILQMHNLLQDMGREVVRQESLKNPGARSRLFLHEDVREVLENDTGTDNVEGIVVDFPKGDDIIRLSPKAFKKMKRLRLFRCRNAHFSEELNFLPNSIRVLDWPNCPLQSMPSKFRGDKLSILLMPGSSKFKYLTAMNFDDCQSITKFLDISRCPNLKKINLSGCKNLVEVHDSVGFLDKLDTLNLSGCDKLKRLPSRLQLRSLRLLILGHCWNLQNFPEIECEMEHLQEVCLIGSKIEELPSSIRYLTGLLRLILCYCVNLKGLPSSIHQLRSLRYIGLKHCPNIISFGMEEEEVHNGQPTPYVVSTSWENEASLGAELFPLPPPTKSTSSLALHLEDCGLSKSNFFRLSNCFLNLFSLHLSGCDIISIPASIKTFVRLSTLYLINCKQLQEIMELPPNLRWLYAMGCTSLERLPEISKKNHFPRLEFIDLTGCFKVNVGSCMPNPAWNGNFEMIFPGNKIPDWFSHCKETSNSHRCKFDIKWSPPYNLDDIIGISLCAIFEPVGPGSLEVRVGGKPEDDIHTHFHHIGVFDSDLVWLKYLTREHIRRQQDVSVDQADDHLRIIFKNCFPDNPLIFKRCGVHILYKHHDEQNAKDHENVDVHLDAPIEDIGNLANPIDHGSQLSKRRRIDYDDDCNVIESDMYPQRHYDDDHNIGSNLYIRIVMCAFKY, from the exons ATGGCCtcttcttcatcctcttctTCAGTCACCTCTCCATGGCGCTACGATGTCTTTTTGAGCTTTAGAGGAGATGATACCCGTGATACTTTTACCGCTCATCTATACCGTGCCTTGACTCAAAAGGAAATCCTTACCTTCATAGATAAGGATGAGCTTAGACGAGGCGATGAGATTTCACCTGCACTTCTCCAAGCTATAGAAGGTTCAAGAATTTCCATTATTGTGTTATCAACAAATTATGCATCATCAACGTGGTGTTTGGATGAGTTATTGAAGATTCTTGAGtgtaaaaaatcaaaacaacaaaGAGTTCTACCTGTGTTTTACCACATAGATCCATCAGATGTTCGACATCAAAGAGGAAGTTTTGGTGAAGCATTGGCTAAACATGCTGAGAAATTGAATGTAGACATGAAGTTGCAGCTGTGGAAGGAAGCCCTTCGAGAAGTTGCCGGTATACTTGGATACCCTCTCATAAATGG GCATGAAGCAAATTTAATTGAAGAAATCGTCCAAGAAGTCTCAAGAATagcaaatgatcatttttttttacccGTTGCCAAGCATCCTGTTGGATTAGAACCTCATCTAAAAGATGTTGATTTGCTAAGTGTTGAAACGAACGACATACGAATGATAGGAATTTTTGGAGTTGGCGGAATTGGTAAGACAACTCTAGCCAAAGCAATTTATAATTCGATTTCTTCTCGATTTGAAGCTCGTTGTTTTCTTGCAATTGTTAGCGACACTTCAAATCAAGCGGATCTTTTGGTCCGACTGCAAAAGACACTTCTCTctaagattttaggaaaatgtaAAAGTTTGAAGATTGACAATACTGATACGGGAATCATTAATATACAGCGTGGGCTTTCCTCTAAAAGAGTTCTTCTAATTCTTGATGGTGTAGACCACTTGAGCCAATTAGAAACATTAGCAGGAGCTCGTGATTGGTTTGGTAAAGGAAGTAGAATCATCATCACAACAAGAGATCAACACTTGTTGAAAACTCATGGAGTTGATTCAACATATGAGATGAAGGGA GAGTTTGTAGAATGGATCGTAAATTATGCTGGGAGCCTTCCACTAGTTTTAACAGTGCTCGGCTCAGATTTATATGGCAGAACTAAAAAAGAGTGGGAAAGTGCATTGGATCAGTACAGGAAAATCCCTCACCAAGATattcaaaaaatacttaaacCGAGTTATGATAGATTAAGTGAAGATGAAAAGAATGTTTTTCTTGACATTGCATGTTTTTTCAATGGACAATGCCTTTATAATGTCATTGAGATGCTAGATagttttggttttttcccaAACTTTTCGATCCCAAGACTAAGGGAGAAGTGTCTTATTTCGGAATTTCACGGAATATTGCAAATGCATAACTTGTTACAAGATATGGGTAGAGAAGTTGTTCGACAAGAATCGCTCAAAAATCCAGGAGCACGTAGCAGATtatttcttcatgaagatgttcGTGAAGTACTGGAGAATGATACA GGAACAGATAATGTTGAAGGAATTGTTGTAGATTTTCCTAAAGGTGATGATATCATCCGCTTGAGTCCCAAGGCtttcaagaaaatgaaaagactcAGATTATTTAGATGCCGCAATGCACATTTTTCTGAAGAACTTAATTTTCTACCTAATTCAATAAGAGTGCTTGATTGGCCTAATTGTCCTTTACAATCTATGCCATCTAAGTTTCGTGGAGACAAGCTCTCTATTCTACTCATGCCTGGAAGTTCGAAATTTAAG tATCTCACGGCTATGAATTTCGATGATTGTCAATCCATAACGAAATTTCTGGACATTTCAAGGTGtccaaatttgaagaaaataaatcttaGTGGTTGTAAAAATCTGGTCGAAGTTCATGATTCTGTTGGATTCCTTGATAAGCTTGATACATTAAATCTTTCTGGATGTGACAAACTAAAGAGACTTCCAAGTAGACTACAGTTGAGATCTCTGCGACTCCTTATTCTTGGTCATTGCTGGAACCTTCAAAACTTTCCAGAAATAGAATGTGAAATGGAACATTTACAAGAAGTCTGCTTAATAGGCAGCAAAATAGAAGAATTGCCATCATCCATTAGGTACCTCACTGGGCTTTTAAGATTAATCCTATGTTACTGTGTAAACCTGAAGGGTCTACCAAGTAGCATTCATCAGTTGAGATCTCTAAGATATATTGGACTCAAGCATTGTCcaaatattataagttttgggatggaggaggaggaggtgcaTAATGGACAACCCACGCCCTATGTAGTGTCTACAAGCTGGGAAAATGAAGCTTCATTGGGTGCAGAATTATTCCCATTGCCGCCTCCAACAAAATCAACATCTTCTCTGGCCTTGCATCTTGAGGACTGTGGCCTATCAAAATCGAATTTCTTTAGGCTATCTAATTGCTTTCTCAATCTGTTTTCATTGCATCTATCAGGTTGTGATATCATAAGCATTCCAGCAAGCATCAAAACATTTGTTAGATTGTCGACACTTTATTTGATTAATTGCAAGCAACTTCAAGAAATTATGGAGTTGCCACCGAATCTTCGATGGCTTTATGCTATGGGATGCACGTCACTGGAAAGATTACCagaaatatcaaaaaaaaatcatttcccaCGGCTAGAATTCATTGACTTGACCGGATGCTTTAAAGTGAATGTGGGGAGTTGTATGCCAAACCCTGCATGGAATGGA aattttgaaatgatatttccgGGAAATAAGATTCCAGATTGGTTCAGCCATTGCAAGGAGACTTCAAATAGTCATCGGTGTAAATTTGATATTAAATGGTCCCCACCGTATAATTTGGATGACATCATAGGAATTTCTCTTTGTGCTATTTTTGAACCCGTTGGGCCTGGGAGTTTGGAAGTTCGCGTCGGAGGAAAACCCGAGGACGACATACATACTCATTTTCATCATATTGGTGTATTTGATTCAGATCTTGTATGGTTAAAGTACCTAACTAGAGAACATATTCGGAGGCAACAAGATGTGAGTGTAGATCAGGCAGATGATCATCTGAggattatatttaaaaactgtTTCCCAGATAATCCTTTGATCTTCAAACGCTGCGGAGTTCATATTTTATACAAACACCATGATGAACAGAATGCAAAAGATCATGAAAATGTTGATGTCCATTTGGATGCACCCATTGAAGATATTGGAAATTTAGCAAATCCAATAGATCATGGAAGTCAACTTTCTAAGAGGCGTCGTATTGATTATGATGATGATTGCAACGTCATTGAATCCGACATGTACCCACAACGTCATTATGATGATGATCACAACATTGGATCCAACTTGTACATCAGAATTGTTATGTGTGCTTTTAAATACTAA
- the LOC122296305 gene encoding uncharacterized protein LOC122296305 isoform X3 codes for MQRRHMGLLSARTVEIQSEFLVGQAWVVQLSLALVIISLSRESKYICRSTNLETAGESRGCSNWGASEAPWVVIFVGFSCGSSSSAASLGVRSSFFFSQSTFLQPFLPVLECPCVIATFIAFHIRLEIAPWKFKTALRKKRSR; via the exons ATGCAAAGGCGACATATGGGACTCTTATCTGCAAGAACTGTAGAAATTCAAAGCGAGTTCCTTGTCGGCCAGGCCTGGGTGGTGCAATTGTCCCTCGCTCTTGTGATCATATCCCTCAG CCGGG AGAGCAAGTATATATGTCGATCAACAAACCTTGAAACTGCAGGAGAATCCAGAG GATGTTCCAACTGGGGAGCTTCCGAg GCACCATGGGTCGTCATTTTCGTGGGTTTTTCGTGTGGGTCTTCTTCGTCAGCAGCTTCATTAGGTGTAAGatccagttttttcttttctcagtcTACATTTCTTCAACCGTTTCTTCCTGTATTGGAGTGTCCTTGCGTGATTGCTACGTTTATTGCTTTTCATATTCGGCTTGAAATTGCCCCTTGGAAGTTCAAAACCGCTCTGAGAAAAAAGAGGTCGAG ATAA
- the LOC122296305 gene encoding uncharacterized protein LOC122296305 isoform X2, with product MQRRHMGLLSARTVEIQSEFLVGQAWVVQLSLALVIISLSRESKYICRSTNLETAGESRGCSNWGASEAPWVVIFVGFSCGSSSSAASLGVRSSFFFSQSTFLQPFLPVLECPCVIATFIAFHIRLEIAPWKFKTALRKKRSRY from the exons ATGCAAAGGCGACATATGGGACTCTTATCTGCAAGAACTGTAGAAATTCAAAGCGAGTTCCTTGTCGGCCAGGCCTGGGTGGTGCAATTGTCCCTCGCTCTTGTGATCATATCCCTCAG CCGGG AGAGCAAGTATATATGTCGATCAACAAACCTTGAAACTGCAGGAGAATCCAGAG GATGTTCCAACTGGGGAGCTTCCGAg GCACCATGGGTCGTCATTTTCGTGGGTTTTTCGTGTGGGTCTTCTTCGTCAGCAGCTTCATTAGGTGTAAGatccagttttttcttttctcagtcTACATTTCTTCAACCGTTTCTTCCTGTATTGGAGTGTCCTTGCGTGATTGCTACGTTTATTGCTTTTCATATTCGGCTTGAAATTGCCCCTTGGAAGTTCAAAACCGCTCTGAGAAAAAAGAGGTCGAG GTATTGA
- the LOC122296305 gene encoding uncharacterized protein LOC122296305 isoform X1 yields MQRRHMGLLSARTVEIQSEFLVGQAWVVQLSLALVIISLSRESKYICRSTNLETAGESRGCSNWGASEIESISEKSDFPLLPFASPPELKGGRLPRRGCRELLPLSGLISGWSGLRWSGSKADRCCWFQLRLGTMGRHFRGFFVWVFFVSSFIRCKIQFFLFSVYISSTVSSCIGVSLRDCYVYCFSYSA; encoded by the exons ATGCAAAGGCGACATATGGGACTCTTATCTGCAAGAACTGTAGAAATTCAAAGCGAGTTCCTTGTCGGCCAGGCCTGGGTGGTGCAATTGTCCCTCGCTCTTGTGATCATATCCCTCAG CCGGG AGAGCAAGTATATATGTCGATCAACAAACCTTGAAACTGCAGGAGAATCCAGAG GATGTTCCAACTGGGGAGCTTCCGAg ATTGAAAGCATTTCCGAAAAGAGTGATTTCCCGCTTCTTCCATTCGCGAGCCCCCCAGAACTGAAAGGAGGAAGACTACCTCGTCGTGGGTGCAGAGAGCTGTTGCCGTTGAGTGGGTTGATTTCGGGCTGGTCCGGTCTGCGTTGGAGTGGGTCAAAGGCCGATCGTTGTTGTTGGTTTCAGTTGAGATTGG GCACCATGGGTCGTCATTTTCGTGGGTTTTTCGTGTGGGTCTTCTTCGTCAGCAGCTTCATTAGGTGTAAGatccagttttttcttttctcagtcTACATTTCTTCAACCGTTTCTTCCTGTATTGGAGTGTCCTTGCGTGATTGCTACGTTTATTGCTTTTCATATTCGGCTTGA